One stretch of Argiope bruennichi chromosome 3, qqArgBrue1.1, whole genome shotgun sequence DNA includes these proteins:
- the LOC129962886 gene encoding uncharacterized protein LOC129962886: protein MGHLGVEGTLTHLREQFWIIKGRQFVKKVLNDCLICRRFKVKTGEQVVAPLPPDRILEHSPFDVSGVDFAGPFFVNDSNDKCYLIIFTCAVVRAVHLELVNNMSTDSFLLAFRRFISRRGLCSVIYSDNAKTFKKANSELSKWWKYINNPEVKNVFASKGIVWKFIVERSPWWGGFWERQIRTIKTCLKKIIGKSSLSFKELETIFLEIEAIVNSRPITYLYNEPSEPSPLTPSHFLIGKRLASLPVIQSKIEELNVNRDSLTKRIKYQQPILNHFWNRWRKEYLLNLRSAYISPQPGKICSFKVNDVVLINDERYPRNMWMIGRILELCPGRDGQVRSLLIKTPKGNIKRSVQLVCNLEINP, encoded by the coding sequence ATGGGCCATTTAGGTGTTGAAGGTACCTTAACTCACTTGCGCGAACAATTCTGGATAATCAAAGGTAGACAATTTGTAAAAAAGGTATTGAATGACTGTCTCATATGTAGACGTTTTAAGGTAAAGACTGGAGAACAGGTGGTAGCTCCACTACCTCCTGACAGAATTCTAGAACATTCACCATTTGATGTATCTGGCGTAGACTTTGCAGGACCTTTTTTTGTGAATGACTCTAATGATAAGTGTTATCTGATAATATTTACTTGTGCTGTAGTAAGAGCTGTTCATTTAGAATTAGTTAATAATATGAGtactgattcatttttattagcttttagGAGATTTATTTCTCGTAGAGGTTTGTGTTCTGTAATTTACTCTGATAAtgctaaaacatttaaaaaggcaAATTCTGAATTAAGTAAATGgtggaaatatattaataatcctgaagttaaaaatgtatttgcctCCAAAGGTATTGTTTGGAAATTTATTGTTGAGAGGAGTCCATGGTGGGGAGGTTTTTGGGAAAGGCAGATACGTACAATTAAAACTTGTTTAAAGAAGATTATTGGCAAATCAAGTCTTTCTTTTAAGGAATTAGAaaccatttttttagaaattgaagcTATTGTTAATTCTAGGCCTATCACGTATCTGTACAATGAACCTTCCGAACCTTCACCACTCACTCCTTCTCATTTTCTAATTGGGAAAAGATTAGCATCTTTACCAGTAATACAATCTAAAATTGAGGAATTAAATGTAAATAGAGATTCTTTaacaaaaaggattaaatatcAACAACcaattttgaatcatttctgGAATAGGTGGAGAAAGGAATATTTGCTTAATTTGAGATCAGCTTATATCTCTCCACAGCCAGGTAAGATTTGTTCATTTAAGGTAAATGATGTCGTTTTAATTAATGATGAGCGTTATCCAAGGAATATGTGGATGATAGGAAGAATTTTGGAGTTGTGTCCAGGACGAGACGGACAAGTTCGTTCTCTTCTCATCAAAACTCCCAAAGGAAACATAAAACGCTCAGTTCAACTTGTTTGCAATTTAGAGATAAAtccttaa
- the LOC129962888 gene encoding uncharacterized protein LOC129962888 — protein sequence MGPPVELDSNFEVAERRFNSLERKLNKNPEIADQYKKIVKDQLECDIVGKCVYKDTRTGYYMPHRAVIRDDKATTQVRIVYDCSSKGGENKKSLNDSLETGVNLNANLLDVILKFRENQIAFCGDLEKAFLMIEIADEDRKYLKFLWFPDDTGGSKQVFNFNRLPFGLTTSPFALACVLKFHIRKFRDKYPKCCEMLNSLYVDDLYYGADTAQDAYQLTSSAIDILRSAGFNLRKLRTNCVELNKLWFENGYKENTDHGQGSGFLGLNWDPIEDEIKLNLKDVRNSLEFGINNGTSKRHVLRVISQVFDPCGLISPFVITVKILIQELWKRSLEWDEQLPQDLEEKWNTWCSELSAIDNLRIERKLFTKLRTNDISLHIFCDASPKAYGAVAYFRYITEEGSAKVSFIMSKSKVAPLKTLTLARLELMAALIGARLAKYLQDTFPSLIKRIYLWSDSKIVIHWVKGSAKIWKPFVCNRVTQVQLLTSPLCWNHCSGSENPADLTTRGESAKAFLSSSLWWTGPEWLSRPVHS from the coding sequence ATGGGACCTCCAGTTGAATTGGATTCTAATTTTGAAGTTGCGGAAAGGCGCTTTAATTCAttggaaaggaaattaaataaaaatcccgAAATTGCGGACCagtacaaaaaaattgttaaggaTCAATTAGAATGCGATATTGTCGGAAAATGTGTTTATAAAGACACTCGGACGGGATATTATATGCCTCACAGAGCGGTTATCCGTGACGATAAAGCTACGACTCAAGTAAGAATAGTCTATGATTGTAGTAGTAAGGGaggggaaaataaaaaatctttgaatgatTCACTTGAGACAGGAGTTAATCTTAATGCCAATTTATTGGATGTTATTCTTAAATTTCGGGAAAATCAAATTGCGTTTTGCGGAGATTTAGAAAAGGCATTTCTTATGATAGAGATTGCAGATGAAgatagaaaatatctaaaatttttatggtTTCCGGACGATACGGGCGGCTCAAagcaagtatttaattttaatcgtcTTCCCTTTGGCTTAACTACATCTCCCTTTGCTTTGGCTtgcgttttaaaatttcatataaggaaatttagagataaatatcCTAAATGTTGTGAAATGTTAAATTCTCTATATGTCGATGACTTATATTATGGAGCAGATACCGCGCAGGATGCTTATCAGTTAACTTCTTCTGCTATAGATATATTACGCTCCGCCGGgtttaatttaaggaaattaagaACTAATTGTGTCGAGTTAAATAAACTTTGGTTTGAGAATGGGTATAAAGAAAATACTGATCATGGGCAAGGATCGGGTTTCTTAGGATTGAATTGGGATCCAATTGAGGACGAGATTAAGTTGAATTTAAAAGATGTTAGGAATTCCTTGGAATTTGGAATCAACAACGGAACTTCTAAAAGACATGTGCTGAGAGTAATCTCTCAAGTTTTCGATCCTTGTGGACTAATCAGCCCTTTTGTAATCACAGTTAAAATTCTCATTCAAGAATTATGGAAAAGGAGCCTCGAATGGGATGAACAGCTACCACAGGATTTGGAAGAAAAATGGAACACTTGGTGCTCTGAACTCTCTGCTATAGATAACTTGCGGATTGAACGAAAACTGTTTACGAAATTAAGAACGAATGACATTTCACTCCACATCTTCTGTGACGCTAGTCCTAAAGCCTATGGGGCTGTGGCGTATTTCCGATACATCACCGAAGAAGGAAGTGCTAAGGTGAGCTTTATTATGTCTAAAAGTAAGGTTGCTCCTTTGAAAACCTTAACCCTTGCGAGATTGGAACTGATGGCAGCACTCATCGGTGCTCGCTTAGCGAAATACTTGCAGGACACCTTTCcatctttaattaaaagaatttatttatggaGTGACTCGAAAATTGTTATCCATTGGGTGAAGGGATCGGCAAAAATATGGAAACCCTTTGTGTGTAACAGAGTAACTCAGGTACAGTTACTTACTTCTCCGCTCTGTTGGAACCATTGTAGTGGATCGGAAAACCCTGCTGATTTAACTACGAGAGGGGAATCGGCGAAAGCATTTCTCTCAAGTTCTCTTTGGTGGACGGGACCTGAGTGGCTGTCTCGGCCGGTACATTCGTAG